One genomic segment of Gemmatimonadaceae bacterium includes these proteins:
- a CDS encoding CsbD family protein, producing MADDLNTDGLENQIKGAGKQAEGHVRDAVGGLTGDTSEQLKGKAKDLEGKAQRKIGEAEQDLDR from the coding sequence ATGGCGGACGATCTCAACACCGATGGTCTCGAGAACCAGATCAAGGGCGCCGGCAAGCAGGCCGAAGGGCACGTACGCGACGCGGTCGGCGGGCTGACCGGCGACACGAGCGAGCAGCTCAAGGGCAAAGCCAAGGACCTCGAGGGCAAAGCCCAGCGCAAGATCGGCGAGGCCGAGCAGGACCTGGATCGCTAG
- a CDS encoding transposase, which produces MNTRTLDVVREARGKEIAVRARIEKRGDDWIVPSQSTKGHYRVCMDATGPRCTCPDYELRGMKCKHCFAVEFVIQRQTVTESTDGNVHVTETVTETAKVRITYPQNWPAYNKAQTQEKALFCRLLRDLCANVPAPTQTRGRPRVPLNEALFAATFKVYSTMSSRRFMTDLREAHEAGYLSRPWHFNTVLKTIEDAALTPILYDLVTASALPLGVVEETFAVDSTGFGTTNFYRHFTSKYGGMELESHDWIKLHALVGVKTNVIGAARVTERNANDAPQFSPLVLAGAERFHMKEIVADKAYGSRKNVALAAAVGATPYIALRSTAQASAMRVWQNPGAQRDSTAWRWLYHLYNLRRDDFLAHYHARSNVESTFSAIKRVFGDTLRSKTRPAQINELLLKVIAYNIVCVVHSTFELGVSVPGFDAAA; this is translated from the coding sequence ATGAACACGAGAACGCTGGATGTTGTGCGGGAGGCGCGCGGCAAGGAAATCGCCGTGCGTGCGCGCATCGAAAAGCGCGGAGACGATTGGATCGTCCCGTCGCAAAGCACGAAGGGCCACTACCGCGTCTGCATGGACGCCACCGGCCCGCGCTGCACCTGCCCCGACTACGAGCTGCGGGGCATGAAGTGCAAGCACTGTTTCGCCGTCGAGTTCGTGATTCAGCGCCAGACCGTGACTGAATCGACGGACGGCAACGTGCACGTGACGGAAACGGTGACTGAGACCGCAAAGGTCCGCATCACCTATCCGCAGAACTGGCCCGCGTACAACAAGGCGCAGACGCAAGAGAAAGCGCTGTTCTGCCGCTTGCTACGCGATCTGTGCGCGAACGTCCCAGCACCGACACAGACGCGCGGACGCCCACGCGTGCCGCTCAATGAGGCGCTGTTCGCCGCGACGTTCAAGGTCTACTCGACCATGAGTAGCCGTCGCTTCATGACGGATCTCCGCGAGGCTCACGAGGCGGGCTACCTGAGTCGGCCCTGGCACTTCAACACGGTCCTCAAGACCATCGAGGACGCGGCACTGACTCCGATCCTCTATGACCTCGTGACGGCGAGCGCCCTTCCGCTCGGCGTCGTCGAAGAGACGTTCGCCGTCGATTCGACAGGCTTCGGAACGACGAACTTCTATCGCCACTTCACGAGCAAGTACGGCGGCATGGAGTTGGAGTCGCATGATTGGATCAAACTGCACGCGCTCGTGGGCGTGAAAACGAACGTGATTGGCGCAGCGCGCGTGACGGAGCGGAACGCGAATGACGCTCCGCAATTCAGCCCGCTGGTGCTCGCTGGCGCTGAACGCTTCCACATGAAGGAGATCGTCGCCGACAAGGCATACGGTTCGCGCAAAAACGTGGCCCTCGCTGCGGCGGTGGGCGCGACGCCCTACATCGCGTTGCGTTCGACCGCGCAGGCTTCAGCGATGCGCGTGTGGCAGAATCCCGGCGCGCAGCGTGACAGCACGGCGTGGCGCTGGCTGTACCACTTATACAACCTTCGTCGCGATGACTTCCTCGCGCACTACCACGCGCGGAGCAACGTCGAATCGACGTTCTCCGCGATCAAGCGCGTGTTCGGCGACACGTTGCGGAGCAAGACCCGGCCGGCGCAGATCAACGAACTACTACTCAAAGTGATCGCGTACAACATCGTGTGCGTCGTTCACTCAACCTTTGAACTTGGCGTGTCGGTGCCAGGGTTCGATGCGGCTGCATAG
- a CDS encoding helix-turn-helix transcriptional regulator translates to MRYPEAFGRTVRRLREERQVSQEAFAADAGISRTYMSEIERGVTTVSLDTIAKLAKALDISMATLMKYMEDSDRR, encoded by the coding sequence ATGCGCTACCCCGAGGCGTTTGGCCGAACCGTGCGGCGGCTCCGCGAAGAACGACAAGTCTCTCAGGAAGCGTTCGCGGCGGACGCTGGAATCAGCCGCACCTACATGAGCGAGATCGAACGCGGCGTGACGACCGTTTCACTCGACACAATTGCGAAGCTGGCCAAGGCGCTCGACATCAGCATGGCGACGCTCATGAAATACATGGAGGACTCCGACCGGCGGTGA
- a CDS encoding PadR family transcriptional regulator, translating to MHGDPTFFGFNCDTRGRWRWGGFGDWAGEGPRRWHGRAARFFEQGDLKYVILRLLEEKPRHGYEIIKDLESRFGGSYAPSPGTVYPTLTMLEDLGFARVVPEDGGKKIYEITDEGRKHLAEHSTTVDDIFERIARFVEGFTDEPMTELNKSFQRLARATYKTATAHIADKDRINRIREIIQRAVDEIDAIAK from the coding sequence ATGCACGGCGATCCGACATTCTTCGGCTTCAACTGTGACACGCGCGGCCGCTGGCGCTGGGGCGGCTTTGGCGACTGGGCGGGCGAGGGACCGCGACGCTGGCACGGCCGCGCCGCGCGGTTCTTCGAGCAGGGCGATCTCAAATACGTGATCCTGCGCCTGCTCGAGGAGAAGCCGCGGCACGGCTACGAGATCATCAAGGACCTGGAGAGTCGGTTTGGCGGGTCATACGCGCCGAGTCCGGGGACTGTCTACCCGACGTTGACGATGCTCGAGGACCTGGGCTTCGCGCGCGTGGTGCCGGAGGATGGCGGGAAAAAGATCTACGAGATCACGGATGAGGGGCGGAAGCATCTGGCGGAGCACAGTACGACGGTGGACGACATCTTCGAGCGGATCGCGCGGTTCGTGGAGGGTTTTACGGACGAACCGATGACCGAGCTAAACAAGTCGTTTCAGCGACTTGCTCGCGCCACCTACAAGACAGCTACGGCACATATAGCGGATAAGGATCGCATCAATCGCATTCGCGAGATCATCCAACGTGCCGTCGACGAGATCGACGCCATCGCCAAGTAA
- a CDS encoding potassium transporter Kup translates to MTSQSGPARVLPANATNTSGFHAAVPPQRHHIDQHPTGKRLAFLSLTALGIVYGDIGTSPLYALQQCFMAKSGLVPNIENVYGVLSLIVWLLVLVVAVKYIAFIMRADNRGEGGILALMALILQQERRSSDTRRRVILISLGLFGAALLYGDGIITPAMSVLSAVEGLKVVAPALNPYTVVTLAAIILFILFAVQRFGTGRVGTAFGPIMSLWFVTIAVLGAVEIVREPRILFALNPWHGVRFFMANGRVGFLALGAVVLAVTGAEALYADMGHFGKRPIRFAWFSLVLPALLVNYLGQGALLLRDASAVSNPFFLLAPRAILLPLVVLATLAAVIASQALISGAFSLTQQAVQLGYSPRVTILHTSATESGQIFIPEVSKLMMVGCLLLVIAFQSSERLGAAYGIAVTGTMAITSLLFSVVARARWNWSLAHVIPITVGFFAIDIALFSANIIKIEYGGWVPLAIAIVVYTLLSTWKKGRILLNKALHAGALPLDLFLGDVARKKPPRVPGTAVFMTSSNDGVPVVLLHHLKHNKVLHEQVILMSVVTADIPEIKSNDRVTTEGLEHGFFRVTARYGFMETPNVPEILHRAREAGIKAKPNETTFYLGRERIILATGERRPGTRRAPDDVVVPRMWRWRKKLFVVMSRNARSATEFFGIPPNRVVELGAQVEF, encoded by the coding sequence ATGACCTCGCAGTCCGGACCCGCTCGCGTTCTTCCGGCCAACGCTACGAACACCAGCGGTTTCCACGCCGCGGTGCCGCCTCAGCGGCACCACATCGACCAGCATCCAACCGGCAAGCGGCTCGCGTTTCTGTCGCTGACTGCCCTCGGCATCGTCTACGGCGACATCGGCACCAGCCCGCTGTACGCGCTGCAGCAGTGCTTCATGGCCAAGAGCGGCCTCGTTCCGAACATCGAGAACGTCTACGGCGTCCTCTCCTTGATCGTCTGGCTGCTCGTGCTCGTCGTCGCGGTCAAGTACATCGCGTTCATCATGCGCGCCGACAACCGCGGCGAAGGCGGCATTCTCGCGCTGATGGCGCTCATCCTTCAGCAGGAGCGCCGCAGCAGCGATACCCGCCGGCGGGTGATTCTCATCTCGCTCGGCCTCTTCGGCGCGGCGCTGCTGTACGGCGACGGCATCATCACTCCGGCGATGTCGGTGCTCTCCGCCGTGGAAGGCCTCAAGGTCGTGGCGCCGGCGCTCAATCCGTACACCGTCGTCACGCTCGCCGCGATCATTCTCTTCATCCTGTTCGCGGTGCAGCGGTTCGGAACGGGCCGCGTGGGCACGGCGTTCGGCCCCATCATGTCGCTGTGGTTCGTGACGATCGCGGTGCTCGGCGCCGTCGAGATCGTTCGCGAGCCGAGGATTCTCTTCGCGCTGAACCCGTGGCACGGGGTGCGGTTCTTCATGGCCAACGGCCGGGTGGGTTTTCTCGCCCTCGGTGCCGTGGTGCTGGCGGTGACGGGCGCGGAAGCGCTCTACGCGGACATGGGCCACTTCGGCAAGCGGCCGATCCGCTTCGCCTGGTTCAGCCTCGTGCTGCCGGCGCTCCTCGTCAACTATCTCGGGCAGGGCGCGCTGCTCCTGCGCGACGCGTCGGCGGTGTCGAACCCGTTCTTCCTGCTCGCGCCGCGCGCGATTCTCCTTCCGCTCGTCGTGCTCGCGACGCTCGCCGCGGTGATCGCGTCCCAGGCGTTGATCTCGGGCGCGTTCTCGCTCACGCAGCAGGCCGTGCAGCTCGGCTACTCGCCGCGTGTCACCATTCTGCACACATCGGCCACGGAATCGGGACAGATCTTCATTCCCGAAGTCAGCAAGCTGATGATGGTCGGGTGTCTGCTGCTCGTCATCGCGTTCCAGAGCTCCGAGCGGCTGGGCGCCGCGTATGGCATCGCCGTCACGGGGACGATGGCGATTACCTCTCTGCTCTTCTCGGTGGTCGCGCGCGCGCGATGGAACTGGTCGCTGGCGCACGTCATACCGATCACGGTCGGCTTCTTCGCGATCGACATCGCGCTCTTCTCGGCGAACATCATCAAGATCGAATATGGCGGCTGGGTGCCGCTCGCGATCGCGATCGTCGTCTATACGCTGCTCAGCACGTGGAAGAAGGGCCGCATTCTGCTCAACAAGGCGCTGCATGCCGGCGCCTTGCCGCTCGACTTGTTCCTGGGCGACGTCGCGCGGAAGAAACCGCCGCGCGTACCCGGCACCGCGGTGTTCATGACGTCATCGAACGACGGGGTGCCCGTGGTGTTGCTGCATCATCTCAAGCACAACAAGGTCCTGCACGAGCAAGTGATTCTGATGTCGGTCGTGACCGCGGACATTCCCGAGATCAAGTCGAACGACCGCGTGACGACGGAAGGACTCGAGCACGGATTCTTCCGCGTCACGGCCCGCTACGGCTTCATGGAGACGCCGAACGTGCCGGAGATCCTGCATCGCGCGCGCGAGGCGGGGATCAAGGCCAAGCCAAACGAGACGACGTTCTATCTTGGGCGCGAGCGGATCATTCTCGCCACGGGCGAACGTCGTCCGGGCACGCGGCGCGCGCCGGACGACGTGGTG